The Clostridium beijerinckii genomic sequence TTGTTTTTGTATGTTACCTCTTTTTATAATTACATATTTGTAGATTAGCCTATATAATATTTTCATCTAATTCTGTAAGTTCTTGTGTAGATGCATCTATATGCAAATTGTACGCTAAACCTAAGACAACTAAAAGTCCCCCGATGATTTTGGCTAATGGAATAGTATTTTGTATCACACAATCCAAAATGATTCCAGTAAAAAGTTGTCCAATAAATATTAATAAAGTGGCATAAAATGAGGTCATCTTTGGCGTTATAACACTAGATAAGATGACAACAATTACTCCTAATAGACCACCTAAATAAGCATAAAGTGGAAGAGTGCGAAATTGTTCAAGTAAAAATTTATCTTTTATAATAATAAATAATAATATTGATGCAACTAAACCAGTAATATAATTAAAAAAGCTTGATTGTACTAACCCTACCTTCTCAGAAAGTCTAGTATTTAGAATTCTTGAAATTACTACAATAGCGCCAGCTGCTATCGAAATTAAAACAAAAAACATATTAATAATTGCTCCTTTCTTTTAAAAAAATGACATGATAAAGATTCCAGCTGTTATAACTAAGAGGCCTATAAATTTTTTCTTATTAAAATTAGACTTTGGCACATCTAAGAATCCATAGTGATCAAAAGCTAATGAAGTTAATAGTTGGCCTAGAAGTCCTAATGCAACAGGAAGAGAAACTCCAAGAGCTGCATAGCTTAAGTTATTAAACATAACGGTGAAAACACTAATAGCCCCAGCAATATAAAGATATAATGGTAAATTATTCTTAAAAGTAATTTTAATCTTTTTAAAGATGACTATTCCTATAACAATTATTAATCCTACAAAGTGAATTACAAT encodes the following:
- a CDS encoding DMT family transporter; this encodes MFFVLISIAAGAIVVISRILNTRLSEKVGLVQSSFFNYITGLVASILLFIIIKDKFLLEQFRTLPLYAYLGGLLGVIVVILSSVITPKMTSFYATLLIFIGQLFTGIILDCVIQNTIPLAKIIGGLLVVLGLAYNLHIDASTQELTELDENII
- a CDS encoding DMT family transporter, with amino-acid sequence MYNILSLLIGVLITIMIAFNAKLSDGLGNYSSLIVIHFVGLIIVIGIVIFKKIKITFKNNLPLYLYIAGAISVFTVMFNNLSYAALGVSLPVALGLLGQLLTSLAFDHYGFLDVPKSNFNKKKFIGLLVITAGIFIMSFF